In the genome of Colletotrichum lupini chromosome 8, complete sequence, one region contains:
- a CDS encoding major facilitator superfamily transporter, with protein MAGVLTWKSRFGGIFGNKTKSDSAEATDDENTNIPKWSMGVLNDPKTIEVPGSVLLLAAHRNEPLGLRNAPARTSHSSIPTGFPEPVDTPTGRQSPANAAPPEPDAKTTKDGIILNPQPEESANDPLNWPSWRRDCALLSLGFYCMVGGGMTPLLAAGFTNVAQDYHIETETVSLTTGLYMMGMGLGSVIFSPTAILYGKRPVYLFSSIIFILSSVWAALSPNFTSLILARIFQGIAVSPVECLPSATIAEIFFLHERAFRIGIYTLLLLGGKNLIPLVSALIIQGLGWRWTFWIVAMIVAFCGVLLFLFVPETFWDRTPLPKSRKPSRRPSFTRRFSSRHHVPQVRSAHEDAVVAPTSPTPQSPHVASHPHKDLHVGFAPDPNEKKDDSIDKQVKDVKDETPDSSNPVPVSRTSGASGTPTSGSDYFHNAPAIESEKFKMQASDVNSPPKALAYTHTLRHQPAKSFTEQLKPWNGRLNHDSWFKVMLRPFVLFAYPAVLWSAAVYSLSVGWLIVVSESVALIYRNRESYNFDALQTGLVYLSPFVGGILGTAVAGKVSDIIVKAMARRNGGLYEPEFRLVMAAPVLVTTVIGLMGFGWSAQERDHWIVPTIFFGLISFGCTLGSTTSITFCVDSYRQYAGEALVTLNFSKNIFHGLVFSLFVTHWLTSDGPKMVFIWLGVIQLIFLFATVPMFIYGKRARMWTVRKNFMEKF; from the exons ATGGCGGGCGTCCTCACGTGGAAGAGTCGCTTCGGTGGCATCTTTGGGAATAAAACCAAATCCGACAGTGCCGAAGCCACAGATGACGAGAATACCAATATTCCGAAATGGAGTATGGGTGTTCTCAACGACCCCAAAACGATTGAAGTCCCTG GTTCTGTGCTTCTCCTCGCTGCGCATCGCAACGAGCCACTCGGCTTACGCAACGCGCCCGCAAGGACTTCCCACTCATCCATCCCCACTGGTTTCCCGGAGCCGGTAGACACACCGACCGGCCGCCAATCTCCAGCCAACGCGGCCCCACCTGAGCCCGATGCAAAGACGACCAAGGACGGAATCATCCTCAACCCTCAGCCTGAAGAGTCTGCAAATGACCCTCTCAACTGGCCTTCATGGCGGCGCGATTGCGCTCTTCTGTCTCTTGGTTTCTACTGCATGGTCGGTGGTGGCATGACTCCCTTGCTTGCCGCTGGCTTCACCAATGTCGCCCAAGACTACCACATTGAGACCGAGACAGTCTCCCTAACTACTGGTCTGTACATGATGGGCATGGGTCTCGGTTCCGTCATCTTTTCTCCCACGGCTATTCTGTACGGAAAGAGGCCCGTCTACCTCTTCAGCTCCATCATCTTCATCCTCAGCTCTGTGTGGGCAGCCCTGTCACCAAACTTCACCTCTCTCATCTTGGCTAGAATCTTTCAGGGTATTGCAGTCAGTCCCGTGGAGTGTCTTCCCTCCGCCACCATTGCAGAAATTTTCTTCCTTCATGAGAGAGCGTTCCGAATCGGCATCTATACACTCTTGCTGCTCGGCGGCAAGAACCTCATCCCCCTAGTCAGTGCCCTCATCATTCAAGGTCTTGGATGGCGTTGGACTTTCTG GATTGTTGCCATGATTGTTGCCTTCTGTGGCGTGCTTCTGTTTCTGTTCGTGCCAGAGACCTTCTGGGACCGAACACCGCTCCCCAAGTCACGGAAGCCGTCCCGCAGACCGAGCTTTACTCGCCGATTCTCATCACGCCATCACGTTCCTCAGGTCCGTAGCGCTCATGAAGATGCCGTTGTAGCTCCCACAAGTCCTACGCCACAGTCGCCACACGTTGCTTCGCATCCGCACAAGGACCTTCACGTTGGATTTGCGCCAGACCCAAACGAGAAAAAGGATGACAGCATCGACAAGCAGGTGAAGGACGTCAAGGATGAGACGCCGGACTCTTCCAACCCGGTGCCCGTCTCGCGGACGTCTGGCGCGTCCGGCACACCCACCTCCGGATCGGATTATTTCCACAACGCCCCAGCTATCGAAAGCGAAAAGTTCAAGATGCAAGCTTCCGACGTCAACTCACCGCCAAAGGCCCTGGCCTACACCCACACCCTCCGCCACCAGCCCGCGAAATCCTTCACCGAGCAGCTCAAGCCCTGGAACGGCCGCCTGAACCACGACAGCTGGTTCAAGGTCATGCTCCGGCCCTTTGTCCTCTTCGCCTACCCCGCCGTGCTGTGGTCCGCCGCGGTCTACTCCCTCTCCGTCGGCTGGCTCATCGTCGTCTCCGAGTCGGTCGCCTTGATCTACCGCAACCGTGAGTCGTACAACTTTGACGCCCTGCAGACGGGTCTCGTCTACCTATCCCCCTTTGTCGGAGGCATCCTCGGCACCGCCGTCGCGGGGAAAGTGAGCGACATCATCGTCAAGGCCATGGCCCGCCGCAACGGCGGCCTCTACGAGCCAGAGTTCCGCCTCGTCATGGCGGCGCCGGTGCTCGTGACCACCGTCATCGGCCTCATGGGCTTCGGCTGGTCCGCGCAGGAGCGCGACCACTGGATCGTGCCGACCATCTTTTTCGGCCTCATCTCGTTCGGCTGCACGCTGGGGTCCACGACGTCCATTACCTTTTGCGTCGACAGCTACCGGCAGTACGCGGGCGAGGCGCTCGTCACGCTCAACTTTAGCAAGAACATCTTCCACGGACTCGTGTTTAGTCTGTTTGTCACGCACTGGCTTACCTCGGACGGACCCAAGATGGTGTTTATCTGGCTGGGCGTGATTCAGCTCATTTTCCTGTTTGCCACGGTTCCCATGTTCATCTACGGGAAGCGGGCGCGTATGTGGACCGTGAGGAAGAACTTTATGGAGAAGTTCTAG